The window TGAACAATAAGACAACCAAATAATTCAGTTTCATTCCAGCATTATGAATAACCTTTTTTCCAATATAGGGCTGCAGGAATCTGCAAATGTatgatgtgaggcagggtacaccctggatggaacactaTTCCAcagcagggcaatcacacaccctcattcacacacacaaagggtaatttagagtcaccaactcacctgaaacacatccttgaactctgggaggaaacccacgtaaacACAGCgtaaacatgcaaacgccacacagaacTGGGTTTGAACtcatgtctgaacccacaggCCTGGAGCTGTCAGCCACCAGTACTACCCACAGCTCCACTGCTCCTCTCAGTTCAAAGTTTTGGTAGGAAATTTCATATATAGTAGCAAAAGTGTGCTTTCTACacttggaaatgaaaaataaccatAGTGATAAACTCATTGGAAAACATGTATTTGCAATAGATCATAATTCATCTTTTTTACTTCtacatcccacacacacacacacattttcagaaccgcttgtcccatacggggtcacggggaaccggagcctaacccggtaactcagggcgtaaggccggcgggggaggggacacacccaggacgggatgccagtccgttgcaaggcaccccaagcaggacttgaaccccagacccaccggccagcaggactgtggtgcaacccactgcgccaccgcacccccttctacaTCCCAGTTTAACTAAACTAAACATGAATGAAAAGTGACTATTATCCTGAAGACTGTCTTCTCTTCTGTGCAGGCTGACCAGGTGAGACACTGAGGGCCACTGACTTGCCccactgcagaaagaaaaacagggtACAACGGGGAGCACAGTTTGACACAGACCGTTACTTGTTTTCATTAGCCAGCTGGGTTACAGTATAAAGAAGAGAAAGTTTCAGTAGAACCCTGCTCTTCTGCAAAGGAGATAAAGGGCTCTGGGATATCCAGCACCTCATAAGGGACATTAGGAGACCTGATGGTTTTATGTATCGACACTTCATCTTCTCACACTGCATGGTGCTGACAGAGCTCAAACTGCACCAACTAAGGCCTTGGAGCTCATATCCAGATTCACTTTGACAGAATCTCAAAATGAATATCAGATACAAAACTTGGCTGTGTCTTTCAAAGTCCATGGACATTCCCTCCATACTAACTGTTGGGAGTTTGGTCTGAAAATGGCACTGTGTGTCTGCAAAATCAAACCTGATATGTAAGTGACATAAATGGCAATATATTAGTGAAAGTGCCTTGGTTTGTCAACTTCAACAACACTTGTTGAAgataagagaaaaaataaactagtTGTGTAAGACTTATGTCATTCTCTAATGGACTGTGTATTTGTTGAGATTAGCATCATAGTGTACTGTAAATGGTTATGAGCTCTGGGGTGAACAAGTATGATGGTATATTTCAGCCGCTTAAGAGATGCTTTTAACATTATTAATGACAAGATCATGACCTCATGGAGGCACTAACGACTATTACAGACtgacacaaaacattttatgtcCTGTTACCCACAGTCACTCTTAACGGTTTTCCTTGCTTCTGATGAGAAGCAGGATGGGATTGCATAATGGTTCTATCCAGAGGGACATTGCAAAGGAAATCTGCTCAGTTGCTCATGGTTACACAGAAATTGCGGTGCATATAAATTCCAAGTTCTTATTCATTCCAACCTCAATAACTGTAAATCTAACCAGAAACAGAGTCTAATGCTTTATGTAAACCACAGAACTAGGTGTAGCTGGACTCCACAAAGAAAACACCACCAGAGCAAGAAAACCCAGCAAGATGCAATGACAGtgctaaaatactgtaaaaatgaacttGGAATAGAGTGGACTGGAATTGATATGCACAAGACAGTCCTCAGATACAACTtcgaagaaataaataatatgctatttgctcatctgtgtctttctctctcctccatCTGTTCACCCTCTCTCCCACCTCCGTCCAAGCTCTCTCTTTCTTCCATCTGCTATCCCCCTTCTTCCATTCATTCGCTTTCCTTTCCAGTGGACCACGATCCCACTGTCCCTCCCCTTTTCAAACCAATGGGAACCAAGCCTCTGGTAAATCTGTGTGCATctcttcacacatttttctttaacatttcaTTACTGGCCATTCCTAGTAACACATCATTCTGCTTATTTTATAGGCTTGTTAATTTATATCTTCTATGTTTCCTGCATGTACAGAGCATAAAGATACTATTGTACAACAGGATCTGGATTACGGTTGTAGTAAAACTCAGACTCTGAATCTGTTAAATAATATACAGGTAAGACCTATTTGATATAAACTAAATCTCTCCATTATTGTCATGGAGACTATATGATTAGTGGCCTTTTAAGAGCCTCCCattaaaagaagaaagacaaaCTATTTGTCATGTTcttctgcacacaaacacaaaattctGGGGAGAATATTCTCATTCACCTGCTTTGCACTGAAATACACCTGCAAGTGGAAATGGTCTTTTAACAATtcaaaggaaaatgtgtgttaatgGGGAAAATGGGAATTGAGAAACAAATTATCAGAACCTTAATTTCACTCCAGTCAAACAGTGATTTCACTATCAGCCAAATAACCTCTGAGGAAGGGGTATATTCAGATGAAATGGCCTTGGTGGATCTCTGAGGCAGAGCAGTTTGGCATTTTGACTCTCCTGGCAAGTGCATGGGGTGGCATCCCACCCACTGAGTGCTTCAAAGTAGGGCACGTTTGAAAAGCCGCATGGGaccattgtttttttaatgcctttAAAAATAACCAGTACTCTACTTTCTGGTTTAACACACACCTACAACACACAACACTGAAAACTACCAATCAATGTGATTTTTTacttataaaacaaacaaaatttgcTTCATTAAGCTCAAGTGCAGTGGCAACTGTTAATATGTACAGCtacatataaattaaatatttgtaaccaaaagaaaacatgaatgtAATGTATCAAAAGGTAATTTAATGAGGAAATAACATGACAAGAAAAACAGGAACAGAAAGTATGAAgtcaacaaaaaagtaaatgagaaCTCTTGGTAAAAACCTCTTGAGTGCATTATAATAGACAGGACAGATGGACATACACACGATCACTCACATACATACAAAGTAGATTCGAAATATGAATAATCACTCTTTGGGCTGGAGATCCAACATGATTTCTGCAACACCTATCAGTTTGGTCTCCTCCAGGGCCTTGACAAGCCGACTCAGCCGAGCGTTCCTGCCCTCAGCTTGGATGAAACGGCTCAGCAGCTGATAGGCCTGTTCGTACAGACCCTCCCGCTCGTACTCGAACGCCAGGTTGTCAATGGCAGGCCCCTTCAGTGCACGGCACGTCTTCTGCAGAGCACGGCCTACCTTTTTCCAGTCCCGTCCGATGCTGGTAGCAAAGCGCTGATGATCAGCCGGTGTTAACTGGCGGTCATCTGAAAGCATGCCACATGCTCTTACGAGTAGCCCACAAACACTGGCCTTTAAAAAATGCCCTTTAgtagtaatttaaaaatatgaagttCTGTATTACACATAAAACCATAGTCTTTACAGAAGCcagaaaggaaaagcaaaaataaaccaCATAACGCACACAAAGGTAGCCAGGGGCATCAGGACTTAATGTAACAGAACAAGAGAAACAAAACTCCTGATAAAATCATGATGTGTTAAtacagtttaaatatttatatttggtcCTCACTTTAAAATGACCATGATTAATTTGTACACCTTACCAAACAACTTTTTCTGAAACAGGAAGCAGTTACTAGGCACGATGGGCGTTTCCTTCCTGGTTGGTTGACTGTTGCAAGGATCCAGCCTGGATGGTTGACTGTTGCAGGGATCACACAGAGTCAAATTTTGAAGTTGCCGTTCCAGCTGGGTCACTTCATCATCCCGCAGGCGGACAGGCTAGAAGTAAACAAATTGCATCATTTCATGTGTCAatacaaattacaaattaaacaatCACATAACATCACCCTTCCAGCATGTCACAACACCATTAAATACAATTACAAGGCCCAATAAATATACAGAGTGCACAGAAAACCTTGTTATGCATGCCCTCAGAAGGTAAGGGGCAAAAATACAATCCCAGATGCCACCACAACATGCAGTGGGCATCCAGTAGGCAACAATAGCTCTGGTCCCAAGTCCTGGTCCCAGAGGGCCACCTTGTGGGCAGGTATTCCAGTTCTTTAAACAATTCAGACTAAGAGAAGGCTAAACTAGGTTAAATTAAGGAAACAATTAGCCCAGTGTAGCACTGGTACAGTGAAATTCTGCAAATTAACAGGCCCTTCATGACTGGATTAGGTACCTAGTACACAAGTGTTCCCAGTGCTTTTGCTGTGTGTTGCCTAGCAACAACATCTTAgcaacacaaatatttaaagcaaGGAGTCAATGACAGAGTGTGTAGGCTTTCTGATAAATCACATTCTGATAAGAGTTGTCCAAATATATCTTTGGAACAGGAATTAATATCCTCAGTACATCAAGGAAATTTGAAACTGGACACAGGAAAGTACAGTAATGTGTATACTAAATTATTTCCCTAATTTAGCCATCTCACCATGCTACAGTTGGTAGCAGTTTTAAACTTAACTAAACCTGAATATACATTGGCCTGCTAAGAGCAGAGAACCCTGTCCTACAATAAGATGGGAACAATGTTTCAGCAACTACTcggagaaatgaaaaagaatcaACACAGAGAATACGTTGCTCTTTGCAAAGCTTTAAACTGCAGCAAGCGCAACCATTCAACTCATCAGCAGACACAAGAGTATGCTTCCACAAGGGGCCCTCACCTTCTGGCTACCCTACTGAAAACATGGTGATAACAGCTACTAGACATGCCCAGTTTGTCACTGTGGAATGCTTGTTTAGTGTCAGACCTGTCAACCCTTACCTGTAAGGAGTGGATGTGATCTAGGCAGAGCTCCTGGTTAGTCAGGCACTGATCCAACACCTCAGTGCCAGCCTTAAGCTGAGTGTCTACTGTGAAgtcctctgagcctgagaggacCCGGAGAGCGTGCTGTGTGAAGAATTGGCTGACAGCACCAGCAGCGTAGCTCTCCAGGAACCTTCGGCACACATCACAGTCCACAAACTTAATCTCCACACCCAGATAGGGGTCAGCGTCATGCAGCTTGAGGATCTCGTAGCCCTGCAGGCCACCTGCTGTGTCTGTAGGATGGGGAGAGGCAACAAAGGAAACTACATTGGCAGGACATTGGTGGGAAGTGGAACACCTTCTGGTTAAACCAGACAGAGTCAGATTTAAGgggatgaagaagaagaaaaaaaaaaccttttcagaTTTAAAGTTTTCTTACAGCACCATTCTCTCTCTTCTTGTGAATACAGGAAGTAATAATGAAGTCAAGGATACACAATAAAcccaacattaaaaaaaatttattgggTGTGGCTTTTGTCTGTCTTGCGTTTTCAGTTCTTGGACACAATGTGATGTGTATGCTTTAAGAAGACGCTTCCATGGTTCCTCGCCATCACTGGACCCAGTTCCCCACAACGGCATGACCATGGCAGTaattttcaaagtacagttcTTTAATCCAATATGGTCAAAATAGTGCTGACCTATTttagtttaaaataaacttattaaaACTTAACTACTTGTAAAGTCAGGTCTGACTGATATTCTCAGACACAAAAACTACTTTTTAAAGCGAACAGTTTAGGTGGCATGAGAAAACCGAAACATCTCTTCACCGTTCCATTCCAAAGATccaagatgatgatgatgcaggaTGCAAATCATTGGTGTCAGTGTGATTTTGACCTACAAACTCACATCAATTCATTCTGTACATTACACTCAATGGTAGTTATCATGCCCGACTCCCACGGCATTGCTCAAATGATTGCCAGCCCAAGAGTACCGAACAGTGCACTGTTGTATGAGTATTTGCCAATTTTCATAACATTTGGTGATTTAAAGTAAAGGACAATATTCCAGGGTTTCCACAGTACGGAACAACAGAGTTTAACATGAAGTACAACTTGAAATGAACTGTCCactatgaaattaaatgaaagtgaaTAAATTCTTATTTCTGAATTACATATACCacaaacaaagtaaaaagtCTGGGGCAGCACCAAAGTGGTTACAGCTACAACCTTGCACTTTGAAGGATCCAGGTTAAAATTCAATCTCCTGAGCATGATATTCatcctgaattcctccagtagaTTCCTCCATTCAACTACACAGAAGCCTCAATAATTCTACTGTTAGCCCCTCAAATCTGAAAACGGAGATTGCAGTTGCTCTCGGCACCCACCTGACAACGTCAGCTTGATGACTTTGAAAAGGCCAAACTTCTTTTGCGGATCCTTGTAGACAGCAGGCAAGCTGACCTTAGGAGAGGTAGACTCCAGGAAGAGGAAAACACACCCAGTCCAGACATCACCCAAACCTTTTGTGGTCATTTTCTGAAACATGATTAAAGAAGGACAAAAGAACACAAATGATCAAGATTATTATCTGTCACTcagctgacagctttgtccaaaTGACTTGCAATGTTTGGGTTGTAAAAGAAGGTACTCACAactatgtacccatttatacaacgggATATCAGTTCAAAGTAAGCAATTTGAGTAGGGTATTAAAGCAGGacggggactcaaacccatgtctttcagCCTTACAAGACAACAGGTACAACCACCACATGATCTGCTGCCCCATGCCATATTCTAAGTGGATTACTTTGTAGTCTGTTGCATAAACAAGATATTTTAAAGAACTTCAAAGCTCTTCTATCTATGTTCAggacatacatatacacactgtacatacCCCTCCCTCCCACCTCTTTTCACATGAAATTCCCAGGTACCTTTTCGTCAATTATTTCCATTGCGTGAGCATCCCTGTCAGGTGACTCCTCTTGGTCCAGATGTCTTTACAGCTGCATGACCCAGAGCTGGAACACAAGATTCAGCATTGAGGAGGCCATGATAATTCAGCTCACAAGACGTGCCGGCGTTAAGGGAGAACACATCTAGTCTTATTATTTACAATATCAATCTCTTTAAACTCTCTTATTAAATCACTACCATCATATCATCCCAGCCGATCCTTTTCGTTTTCTGACATGAGCTGCTAGGTGCCCCCGGGTGtaactatacacacacagcgCTTCCTTAtagaaaatgaaagcattttttgaGCAAACTCAGCTGAGCGTCTCCATCATGCCGCGCGCCACTTGCTCCAGCATCACCAAGCAAGAGGCGGCGACACGACGAGTGTGTGAAGCACCTGCCCAACACGTCGTTTCTGCGGACCTACTGTCTGTACTATAGACTACTCTACTCTAGTCTAGTATCTACTCtagtctgtctatctatctatctatctatctgggTCACACTTCAGCACAGGAAACCAAGACACGGACGGAGGAGCAATGGCCGCTCTCTAACTGTCTGAGGAACCTCCTCGTGTTTCAGACATCTTCGCACACTCGGGGCTCTCCTGAACTCTCGTGAATTATAAATCACATGACGAAATTCTTGCCGagcgagggggaaaaaaaaagaacgctTTCTAATTCTTTTGGTATGACCCGGTCAGTTTCGTTGTAAGAGAAAACAACTCAGTGCTGACCCAAAGTGGATGACGCGGCGCCCATTTTTCCTCACTCAGTGAGCGATTTGGCGGTATTTTTTAGCGCTCGCGTCACGAGGCACGAGTTTCGGCGCTGACTGTCAGAGAGTAGCGGGGCTACGGTGCTTCTGCCGCCCGCGCCCGCCTGTCAGTCTCTCTCGTcccgctctcgctctcgctctctcgctagTCTGAGAGACAAGCTGTCGCCGCGGCAAATTCCTCCGAACACACTAAAAAACTGAGACGTGACACGTTCGCTGTTCCGTGTCGACGAGGGCCACGTTATTTACATTGGTCAAAAAAACTACTTACCATGCAAATCAACGTGTAAATCAGCCACATCCAACTTATTTTCGAACAAAACACTCGGTTACACTTTCGGAGTGATCCGATTGGACAAAAGCAACTCGGCCTTGCCGAACGCCATTGGCGCAAAGACTCTGTTCTTGTTTACTATTGGCTGGGGCCTCCTATAGCGTCACACATCATGACGTAGAAGGAAAAACTTGCAGTGGGAAAGACGTCTCTCCTTTTGACGTTCCAGTGCTCTAGTACATTTATTGTATCGGTAACGGGAGTGACTAGTATGGGACCGATTGGACATCTTTGTACTAAGGTGCAACAAAATACAGCTTGCTTTCTTACGTAACAGCAGTAACGGTTTAAAGTATTTTGCTACTTGTACTAGTGAGTGTAAGTAATTAAAGTATGGAGTTCCCGGAAGAGGTATTAGCGCACATTTTTTCCTACCTGTCGCTGTGGGACAGATACAGCTCCTCTCTGGTCTGTAGGGCATGGGCCGAAACAATGACACACCCTTCTGTGTGGTACTACACCGAAGTGAGGTTAGTGACCTGGACACAGCGAACGCAGCCATTTGTCACATGTGAAAATATGCATGAATTTAGCAAATtaactctctctgtctcttaaGAAACGGCCATGTCATCATGTGAACATGATCTCTTTAACAGTTTTGGTTACATTTTTCAACAATAATATCTTCCTTGTGTACATACAGCGTGTACAGTAACAGGCTTATATGTGTGATGTGTAAagtaacttttttattttatacatgatTTGGTTGCAAAATACGTAGTTTCACGCGCTGCCCTTTGTGCTCAGGCAAACGTGTGATGTCACTGGCAGTATCAGGTGCGGCTCCTAACAATACCTGATAAGTTTCCGTGCCGCTGTAAAAGTTAGAATGTTAACGGACGTAAGTGAAAAACGCACAGGGGTGCGTTTCTCAAGAATTATTCCTGGTTTTGGGACAGATGCGAGTCTGGAGCGGAAAACTGTGGCCTCCAGCGTTTCTGCCAGTTGCTGAACATGGTCAAGCACCTCAAAATCATTGTGTGTCAGCTGAAGGAGGTGGCGAGCCGCGACATGGCTGTTCGAGTGCTGAACCTAGCTGCTGACGGAGACAACCGCCTGAGGAAGCTCTGCATCTCCTGCACGGGGGACTTCCCTCTCTTCTATTCCGGCGAGGACATCTTGAGGAGCATCGAGGCCGTGCTGCTGAACGAGACCAGTGGTCTGTCGCTCCGGGAGGTGGACTTCAGGGAGATGCCTTTTACGCTCAGCGATCAGCTGATCAGAAATGTGGCCCATCGGAGTCCAGAATTGCGGAAGCTCTACATTAATAACCAGACCCTGGTCTGCAATGTGGCCTCTGACACAATTCAGGAGgtgctggcatcctgtccgcaGCTCAGCGTCCTGGGGGTGTTCTACGCCAGCCTGTCAGAGAAAGTTCTTAGTGAACTCCTCTCACCTCAAAGAGCCCCGTTCCAGTTGCTGGAGTTGTTCTGCGAGCGCTCCGACAAGTACGTGCCATGCATCTCCAACGAGTTCTGGGGGGGCCTGCGGAAGAGGCACCCATCCCTTGCTGTCAACATCATCCTCAACCACACCCTGCCAGCCAGGAAGTTCCTAAAGATTCTGCAGCCGGACATGCCTGTGCGTGAACTGGAGCTTATCACCTACACGTACCTGGTGGGCGAGATCCAGTTCGTTACCACCAACTACGGACCTTCGCTGGAAAAGCTGGTGCTGCAGACGACCTCTTCTGCAGAGCTGGACTCAGCACTGGTAGACCTAGCTACATGCTGCCCCCGTTTGAGGGAGATCCACTGCTATTGTGTGGTGTCTCTGCCTGTGGTCCAGGCTTTTCTCTCCAGGTGCCCACTCTTGTGGAGGTACACTCTGAAGACCCGAAAGGAACCCCATCCATGGACGTGCACTGTGCTAAAGTGAGGCGGAGGGCAGATAGACTGACTGTAAAGATGGAAAAGTATGGTTTTCCTGGAAAAATCCAGtctcacaaaaaaacacataaaatatcaTTTGATATAATTCAGCAAAAAAGCCCTGAGATAAAAATATCATAAAGTTTAAAGCAACCATTGTAATTTCTCGCAGAGCTTACTGTACAAGTACAAAGGGAATGTGCAAACATGGCAGCCAGGAAAATAGGCTAATTTCCAATGCATTTAAAAGTTCAGTTACATTTGATAAGCAGAGGGACAACAGCAGCAGACCTGCACTTGCTCATCACCATTAAACTTGCCCAGAGAGGAGGCTTCTAGGTCATAGGCCAGGCCTGAGACTCACCTCATTACTGGGGCTACTGCAACATCACCATAAATGAAAATCAACTATTAACACACTTAAAATTATAAATGGAATGAATCTACACTGGGAAACACATTAAGACTTTTCCTaaaaaatgtcaactaaattGCAACTTGCTCTAAAACATCTTCTTGAACATTATGTATGGTTAAAAAGATGAAAGAATATCTGATCCAGTAAATTTTTACATCCCAGTAGGAAGGAAAGAGGGCACTCACAGTGAAAATAGTCTGAAACAGGACCTTCTGTGTCAGAATGCGTTCATTcacattaaaagaataaaagtgtgcctcagatgtttttaaaaaaatcaaaaaatttaaaacttgattagtctttttattgtaataaaactgttaaacGTATGAACAACTTTTAACTTCGTGTGTCACGCATACAAGAAATGTAATAATGCAACTTCATAAGCAGAATTTCCACTGATTGCACTGAGGTTATTGCAGTTTCACTCGTtcacaaatgcattttattactCATAATTTGAGCAGCTGTACCTTGGAAGCTGATGATTACCAAGGGCAATAAACGTGTGGTTTtgaaatttctttaaagaaaacataGGGATGGTGTTGGAATGACTTGACTTTTCAAGGGAATAAAAAGGAGTGCTCACAAGTACAACTTGCGGTGGCTTTGTCTTTTATCCTGAGGTTGTTCAGGTGAGAGCAGACCCCAAAGAATCTTCTTCCTTCAAGACAGGCATATGGACCAGCTAACTCGAACCCTGATTTCTCCAAAATACGAGAGGCCTAATAGAAAATGCTGTTGCTCAACACTCCTTGGAGTTTATCCTGAATTCCATTTGCAGTAGACAGTTATACTACTGTTGTTATTTTCCTTCAATTGTATATGAATTATATGGCTGGTATGGATTTATTTTACTTCTCTTATTTGACATATTGATTATTTTAACTTGATTCTAgttgtgaatttttaattttatggaaTGCTTTTAGAGATTCCTAGATTTCTgacattatatactgtatctcTGTATTCATGGTTTGCTTGCACAAGAATAGCTGCTTAGGTAAAAAGAAGACCAGAATAAAACACTTGGAATATGAAAGTCATTATTCTGTAATCgttgttgttttttaatcattcaccatgaaaaaaataaacattgtttaAGATCATTTAGAAAGTGCGTACTtgtt of the Scleropages formosus chromosome 7, fSclFor1.1, whole genome shotgun sequence genome contains:
- the tradd gene encoding tumor necrosis factor receptor type 1-associated DEATH domain protein; translation: MEIIDEKKMTTKGLGDVWTGCVFLFLESTSPKVSLPAVYKDPQKKFGLFKVIKLTLSDTAGGLQGYEILKLHDADPYLGVEIKFVDCDVCRRFLESYAAGAVSQFFTQHALRVLSGSEDFTVDTQLKAGTEVLDQCLTNQELCLDHIHSLQPVRLRDDEVTQLERQLQNLTLCDPCNSQPSRLDPCNSQPTRKETPIVPSNCFLFQKKLFDDRQLTPADHQRFATSIGRDWKKVGRALQKTCRALKGPAIDNLAFEYEREGLYEQAYQLLSRFIQAEGRNARLSRLVKALEETKLIGVAEIMLDLQPKE
- the fbxl8 gene encoding F-box/LRR-repeat protein 8 isoform X1, translating into MEFPEEVLAHIFSYLSLWDRYSSSLVCRAWAETMTHPSVWYYTEVRCESGAENCGLQRFCQLLNMVKHLKIIVCQLKEVASRDMAVRVLNLAADGDNRLRKLCISCTGDFPLFYSGEDILRSIEAVLLNETSGLSLREVDFREMPFTLSDQLIRNVAHRSPELRKLYINNQTLVCNVASDTIQEVLASCPQLSVLGVFYASLSEKVLSELLSPQRAPFQLLELFCERSDKYVPCISNEFWGGLRKRHPSLAVNIILNHTLPARKFLKILQPDMPVRELELITYTYLVGEIQFVTTNYGPSLEKLVLQTTSSAELDSALVDLATCCPRLREIHCYCVVSLPVVQAFLSRCPLLWRYTLKTRKEPHPWTCTVLK
- the fbxl8 gene encoding F-box/LRR-repeat protein 8 isoform X2; this translates as MGRNNDTPFCVVLHRSELKEVASRDMAVRVLNLAADGDNRLRKLCISCTGDFPLFYSGEDILRSIEAVLLNETSGLSLREVDFREMPFTLSDQLIRNVAHRSPELRKLYINNQTLVCNVASDTIQEVLASCPQLSVLGVFYASLSEKVLSELLSPQRAPFQLLELFCERSDKYVPCISNEFWGGLRKRHPSLAVNIILNHTLPARKFLKILQPDMPVRELELITYTYLVGEIQFVTTNYGPSLEKLVLQTTSSAELDSALVDLATCCPRLREIHCYCVVSLPVVQAFLSRCPLLWRYTLKTRKEPHPWTCTVLK